One segment of Solanum stenotomum isolate F172 chromosome 1, ASM1918654v1, whole genome shotgun sequence DNA contains the following:
- the LOC125872283 gene encoding uncharacterized protein LOC125872283 isoform X1, with protein MKYVLVTGGVVSGLGKGVTASSIGVVLKACGLRVTSIKIDPYLNTDAGTMSPFEHGEVFVLDDGGEVDLDLGNYERFLDVTLTRDNNITTGKIYQSVLEKERKGDYLGKTVQVVPHITDAIKDWIESVSLTPVDGKEGAADVCVIELGGTVGDIESMPFIEALRQLYFTVGQDNFCLIHVSLIPVLGVVGEQKTKPTQHSVRELRALGLTPHFLACRSAQPLLENTKQKLSQFCHVPVANILNIHDVPNIWHIPLLLQNQNAHDAILKQMDLMSVAKPVDLREWTKRAETFDNLTKSVRIAMVGKYVGLTDSYLSVVKALLHACTACSFKPSIDWIAASDLEDDSAQSAPEAYATAWKTLRGAACVLVPGGFGDRGVKGMILAAKYARENNVPYLGICLGMQISVIEFARSVLRLEKANSEEFDPQTPDLVVIFMPEGSKTHMGSTMRLGSRKTLFQTPDCIMSKLYNNSKHVDERHRHRYEVNPEVVGTLEEAGLRFVGRDETGKRMEILELPGHPFYVGVQFHPEYKSRPGRPSAPFLGLIMAATGQLEAHDKTQQNGSI; from the exons ATGAAGTACGTTTTGGTAACTGGCGGTGTAGTCAGTGGTCTTGGCAAAGGTGTTACAGCAAGTAGCATCGGCGTTGTTCTCAAAGCATGTGGTCTTCGTGTTACCTCTATCAAAATTg ATCCATATTTGAACACTGATGCGGGCACTATGTCCCCGTTTGAGCATGGGGAGGTTTTTGTGCTTGATGATGGTGGAGAG GTTGATCTAGATTTGGGAAATTATGAACGCTTTCTGGATGTGACATTGACAAGGGACAACAATATTACCACTGGAAAGATATATCAG TCTGTTTTGGAGAAGGAAAGGAAAGGTGATTATCTTGGAAAAACTGTTCAG gTGGTTCCCCACATCACTGATGCTATTAAGGATTGGATTGAGTCGGTATCTCTGACTCCTGTGGATGGGAAGGAGGGAGCTGCAGATGTTTGTGTCATTGAATTGGGGGGGACTGTAG GTGATATTGAATCGATGCCCTTCATTGAGGCTTTACGACAATTGTATTTCACAGTTG GGCAAGACAACTTTTGCCTCATTCATGTCAGTCTTATACCTGTACTAGGTGTTGTCGGTGAGCAA AAAACAAAACCTACACAACATAGTGTGCGAGAACTGAGAGCATTAGGGTTGACTCCCCACTTTTTAGCATGCCGGTCTGCTCAG CCCTTACTAGAGAACACAAAACAGAAGCTTTCACAGTTTTGTCACGTTCCT GTTGCCAATATCCTGAATATCCATGATGTTCCAAACATTTGGCAtattcctctcttgcttcag AACCAAAATGCTCATGATGCCATTCTAAAGCAAATGGatttaatgag CGTCGCGAAACCTGTCGATTTACGGGAGTGGACGAAAAGAGCTGAGACCTTTGACAACCTCACCAAATCT GTTAGAATTGCAATGGTTGGGAAGTATGTTGGATTAACAGATTCTTACTTATCTGTAGTGAAG GCCCTTCTGCATGCATGTACTGCATGTTCATTTAAGCCATCCATTGACTGGATTGCAGCATCAGATCTTGAAGATGATAGTGCTCAATCG GCCCCAGAAGCTTATGCAACAGCCTGGAAGACTCTAAGG GGTGCAGCATGTGTCTTGGTTCCTGGTGGGTTTGGTGATCGTGGGGTTAAGGGGATGATATTGGCTGCAAAGTATGCTAGGGAGAATAACGTACCATATCTTGGAATCTGTTTAGGGATGCAGATTTCTGTAATCGAGTTTGCCAGATCT GTTTTGCGTTTGGAGAAAGCAAACAGTGAAGAGTTCGACCCTCAGACGCCGGACCTTGTTGTAATTTTCATGCCTGAG GGGTCAAAGACACATATGGGAAGCACTATGAGGCTTGGATCTAGGAAAACATTGTTCCAGACTCCTGATTGTATCATGTCAAAGCT GTATAACAATTCTAAACATGTGGATGAACGACATCGCCATAGATATGAG GTCAATCCTGAAGTTGTAGGCACTTTAGAAGAAGCTGGCCTGAGATTTGTGGGAAGGGATGAAACTGGAAAACGAATGGAG ATATTGGAGCTTCCTGGTCACCCATTTTATGTTGGTGTGCAATTTCATCCTGAATACAAGTCAAGGCCAGGGAGGCCTTCAGCTCCTTTTCTAG GTCTTATCATGGCAGCAACTGGACAGTTAGAAGCTCACGACAAGACTCAGCAGAATGGAAGCATATAA
- the LOC125872283 gene encoding uncharacterized protein LOC125872283 isoform X2 — protein MSPRTIGTHRNQLVPHISKLFPVHQGLLIFLRYTSLEVVDLDLGNYERFLDVTLTRDNNITTGKIYQSVLEKERKGDYLGKTVQVVPHITDAIKDWIESVSLTPVDGKEGAADVCVIELGGTVGDIESMPFIEALRQLYFTVGQDNFCLIHVSLIPVLGVVGEQKTKPTQHSVRELRALGLTPHFLACRSAQPLLENTKQKLSQFCHVPVANILNIHDVPNIWHIPLLLQNQNAHDAILKQMDLMSVAKPVDLREWTKRAETFDNLTKSVRIAMVGKYVGLTDSYLSVVKALLHACTACSFKPSIDWIAASDLEDDSAQSAPEAYATAWKTLRGAACVLVPGGFGDRGVKGMILAAKYARENNVPYLGICLGMQISVIEFARSVLRLEKANSEEFDPQTPDLVVIFMPEGSKTHMGSTMRLGSRKTLFQTPDCIMSKLYNNSKHVDERHRHRYEVNPEVVGTLEEAGLRFVGRDETGKRMEILELPGHPFYVGVQFHPEYKSRPGRPSAPFLGLIMAATGQLEAHDKTQQNGSI, from the exons ATGAGTCCTCGTACAATTGGAACTCATAGGAACCAACTTGTTCCACATATTAGTAAATTGTTTCCAGTACACCAAGGATTGCTGATATTTTTAAGATATACTTCTCTGGAAGTG GTTGATCTAGATTTGGGAAATTATGAACGCTTTCTGGATGTGACATTGACAAGGGACAACAATATTACCACTGGAAAGATATATCAG TCTGTTTTGGAGAAGGAAAGGAAAGGTGATTATCTTGGAAAAACTGTTCAG gTGGTTCCCCACATCACTGATGCTATTAAGGATTGGATTGAGTCGGTATCTCTGACTCCTGTGGATGGGAAGGAGGGAGCTGCAGATGTTTGTGTCATTGAATTGGGGGGGACTGTAG GTGATATTGAATCGATGCCCTTCATTGAGGCTTTACGACAATTGTATTTCACAGTTG GGCAAGACAACTTTTGCCTCATTCATGTCAGTCTTATACCTGTACTAGGTGTTGTCGGTGAGCAA AAAACAAAACCTACACAACATAGTGTGCGAGAACTGAGAGCATTAGGGTTGACTCCCCACTTTTTAGCATGCCGGTCTGCTCAG CCCTTACTAGAGAACACAAAACAGAAGCTTTCACAGTTTTGTCACGTTCCT GTTGCCAATATCCTGAATATCCATGATGTTCCAAACATTTGGCAtattcctctcttgcttcag AACCAAAATGCTCATGATGCCATTCTAAAGCAAATGGatttaatgag CGTCGCGAAACCTGTCGATTTACGGGAGTGGACGAAAAGAGCTGAGACCTTTGACAACCTCACCAAATCT GTTAGAATTGCAATGGTTGGGAAGTATGTTGGATTAACAGATTCTTACTTATCTGTAGTGAAG GCCCTTCTGCATGCATGTACTGCATGTTCATTTAAGCCATCCATTGACTGGATTGCAGCATCAGATCTTGAAGATGATAGTGCTCAATCG GCCCCAGAAGCTTATGCAACAGCCTGGAAGACTCTAAGG GGTGCAGCATGTGTCTTGGTTCCTGGTGGGTTTGGTGATCGTGGGGTTAAGGGGATGATATTGGCTGCAAAGTATGCTAGGGAGAATAACGTACCATATCTTGGAATCTGTTTAGGGATGCAGATTTCTGTAATCGAGTTTGCCAGATCT GTTTTGCGTTTGGAGAAAGCAAACAGTGAAGAGTTCGACCCTCAGACGCCGGACCTTGTTGTAATTTTCATGCCTGAG GGGTCAAAGACACATATGGGAAGCACTATGAGGCTTGGATCTAGGAAAACATTGTTCCAGACTCCTGATTGTATCATGTCAAAGCT GTATAACAATTCTAAACATGTGGATGAACGACATCGCCATAGATATGAG GTCAATCCTGAAGTTGTAGGCACTTTAGAAGAAGCTGGCCTGAGATTTGTGGGAAGGGATGAAACTGGAAAACGAATGGAG ATATTGGAGCTTCCTGGTCACCCATTTTATGTTGGTGTGCAATTTCATCCTGAATACAAGTCAAGGCCAGGGAGGCCTTCAGCTCCTTTTCTAG GTCTTATCATGGCAGCAACTGGACAGTTAGAAGCTCACGACAAGACTCAGCAGAATGGAAGCATATAA
- the LOC125872301 gene encoding uncharacterized protein LOC125872301 codes for MQEKSKMQKKRSLVARRAWNVLRLALLWARKGGIFKNRHLVDLRLLPKYFKSLRHTNDHYGTLHYGEREFSFDDTPIFHVKMHRPASLRFKMPNIPCIKPQVDFDNDYEREDEMYIDNNNNNDDAPRKSFLKTECQEDESEEIIASGDDEAIDMKAEEFIAKFYEQIKLQKQLSYLQYHETLAN; via the coding sequence ATGCAAGAAAAAtcgaaaatgcagaaaaagaGATCATTGGTTGCTCGTAGAGCTTGGAATGTTCTCCGACTAGCCTTGTTATGGGCGAGAAAGGGTGGCATTTTCAAGAACAGGCATCTCGTGGATCTTCGTTTGCTtcctaaatattttaaaagtctCCGTCATACCAATGATCACTATGGGACACTACATTATGGGGAACGTGAGTTTTCATTTGATGACACCCCTATCTTTCATGTTAAGATGCATCGCCCTGCTTCCTTGCGTTTCAAGATGCCTAACATACCCTGCATTAAACCTCAAGTCGACTTTGACAATGATTATGAGCGCGAGGATGAAATGTacattgataataataataataatgatgacgCTCCTAGGAAGAGCTTCTTGAAGACTGAATGTCAAGAGGATGAGTCTGAGGAGATCATTGCTAGTGGCGATGATGAAGCTATTGATATGAAGGCAGAGGAGTTCATTGCAAAGTTCTATGAGCAAATAAAGCTGCAAAAACAACTGTCATATCTACAATACCATGAAACGCTCGCTAATTAA